The proteins below come from a single Candidatus Bathyarchaeota archaeon genomic window:
- a CDS encoding mannosyltransferase family protein: MGLAGKLENVYSSELGKVLLIGLSSRLLIFVSAAAGYSLFGPGMANPNSTSPFINLFSQWDAAWYNTIAVNWYPTGADPLSGNWAFFPLYPALMRIFGTPLTPFMLPEQAYYLSGFLINNLLFFACLILFYKVTQTIFNNQKYSLISTVFFAFWPGALFYSVVYSESLFMIFALGAFYFLERGSVGKSTVLAVLAAATRSNGFMILIPFVYAGLQKRKIKTTVVQSVCIFLPYLLFTVYGYALTGLFPIREIVYSQIWGAYAAQPIAFSLENVGYALLYIAEGVLIALPFIWFARNDKVPIKEFMLGLNHRKDLKYWVLAAVIVIMLLFYADPKNLHRYALPMLPLYWGFAWAWCKNEKWGKLLLAIFIAIMILGTTLFALGGYYI, from the coding sequence GTGGGGTTGGCTGGCAAACTTGAAAACGTGTACTCTTCAGAATTGGGCAAGGTACTGCTAATCGGCTTATCCTCCCGCCTGCTCATATTTGTCTCTGCCGCGGCTGGCTACAGCCTGTTTGGTCCAGGCATGGCAAACCCTAACTCCACCAGCCCCTTCATCAACCTGTTTAGCCAATGGGACGCCGCGTGGTACAACACTATCGCAGTAAACTGGTACCCCACAGGCGCTGACCCTTTAAGCGGAAACTGGGCATTCTTTCCACTCTACCCTGCCCTAATGCGTATTTTTGGAACACCCTTAACGCCTTTTATGCTTCCAGAACAAGCATACTATCTTTCGGGATTTCTGATAAACAATCTGCTCTTTTTTGCCTGCCTAATCCTCTTCTATAAAGTAACCCAAACAATCTTTAACAACCAAAAATATTCCCTGATATCAACAGTTTTCTTCGCTTTTTGGCCAGGTGCCCTGTTTTACTCTGTCGTTTACTCAGAAAGCCTTTTCATGATATTTGCACTGGGAGCATTTTATTTTCTGGAGCGCGGCAGCGTCGGTAAATCAACTGTTCTTGCCGTTTTAGCAGCAGCAACCCGCAGCAACGGATTCATGATACTGATACCGTTTGTTTATGCTGGACTGCAAAAGAGAAAAATTAAAACCACTGTGGTTCAATCGGTTTGCATCTTTTTGCCTTATTTGCTGTTTACTGTTTACGGGTACGCTTTGACGGGGCTTTTTCCTATTCGGGAAATTGTGTATAGCCAAATTTGGGGTGCATATGCTGCTCAGCCGATTGCTTTTTCGCTAGAAAATGTGGGGTATGCGTTGTTGTATATTGCTGAGGGGGTTTTGATTGCTTTGCCTTTCATTTGGTTTGCCCGAAACGATAAGGTTCCCATCAAAGAGTTCATGTTAGGATTAAATCACAGAAAAGATTTGAAGTACTGGGTTTTAGCTGCCGTCATAGTGATTATGCTGTTGTTTTATGCTGACCCCAAAAACCTCCACCGGTACGCTTTGCCGATGTTGCCTCTGTACTGGGGCTTTGCATGGGCATGGTGCAAGAACGAAAAATGGGGAAAACTTTTGTTAGCTATCTTCATTGCTATTATGATACTTGGGACAACACTTTTTGCTTTAGGCGGCTACTACATTTAA
- a CDS encoding DUF1349 domain-containing protein, which translates to MNGKSRLVLALLLAAFLSFTTFSCVFADVGYNDDFTSTNLNSFWTTAGSTSAVFNLTANPGYLIITAPTGVALAPTSNYDAPRILQPVTGNFEATTCVSGDFSQSGFRGGLLIWKDTDNYMRLEKWGTNQVLMYGVLDGTVSYQQGTLPDSYNPLYLKLEKSGTTITGSWSSNGIAWNTVKSYTFNAADPVQIGLFAINVGSTTFNAEFDYFHIVPGEIFELPEYSIGLLAVPLAMMAGFVVFRSRQKIKRPF; encoded by the coding sequence CTGTTGGCAGCATTCTTAAGTTTTACAACGTTCAGTTGTGTTTTTGCAGATGTTGGATACAACGATGATTTCACATCAACCAACTTAAACAGTTTCTGGACAACTGCTGGTAGCACATCCGCTGTTTTCAATTTAACAGCTAACCCCGGATACCTAATAATAACTGCACCAACCGGTGTTGCTCTAGCACCTACTTCAAACTATGACGCTCCTCGAATACTTCAACCAGTAACAGGTAACTTTGAAGCTACCACTTGTGTTAGTGGTGATTTCTCTCAAAGTGGCTTCCGTGGTGGTCTGCTTATCTGGAAAGACACAGATAATTATATGCGCCTTGAAAAATGGGGCACAAACCAAGTTTTAATGTACGGAGTACTAGATGGAACTGTAAGTTATCAACAAGGAACCCTTCCAGACAGCTATAACCCACTATACCTAAAACTAGAAAAAAGTGGAACAACCATAACCGGCTCTTGGAGTTCAAACGGCATAGCATGGAACACCGTAAAATCATACACTTTCAACGCTGCAGACCCAGTGCAGATTGGATTATTCGCAATAAACGTTGGTTCAACAACATTCAACGCTGAATTTGACTACTTCCATATTGTACCTGGTGAAATCTTTGAACTACCTGAATACTCCATAGGCTTACTAGCAGTTCCCCTGGCGATGATGGCAGGTTTTGTCGTTTTCAGAAGTAGACAAAAAATCAAGCGTCCCTTCTAA